Sequence from the Qipengyuania gaetbuli genome:
CTTGAGCGTGGCGACGTCAGGCTCGTTACCTTCGAGGTACGCTTCCATGACATCGTCGTCCTGCTCGACGACGGTCTCGATCAGCTTCTCGCGATATTCGGCGACCTTGTCGGCCATGTCGGCCGGAATGTCGACGAACTCGTACTTCGCACCGAGATCTTCGGCCTGCCACACGATGCCGCGGTTGGCGACGAGGTCGACAACACCCTGCAGGTTGCTTTCGGCACCGATCGGGAGCGTGATCACCAGCGGGTTTGCACCGAGGCGGTCGACGATCGACTGGACGCAGTAGTAGAAATCTGCGCCGGTGCGGTCGAGCTTGTTGATGAAGCACATGCGCGGAACGCCGTACTTGTCGGCCTGGCGCCACACGGTTTCGGACTGCGGTTCAACGCCGGCGACGCCGTCGAAGACCGCGACCGCACCGTCGAGCACGCGCAGCGAGCGTTCGACTTCGATGGTGAAGTCGACGTGGCCGGGGGTGTCGATGATGTTGATGCGGTACTTCGGCATGTTAGCGCGCAGGTCTTCGGGAGCCGAGCGCGGATCCATTGCCGGATCTTCGGGCGTCCAGAAGGTCGTGGTGGCAGCCGAGGTGATCGTGATGCCGCGTTCCTGCTCCTGCTCCATCCAGTCCATGGTGGCGGCGCCGTCGTGGACTTCGCCGATCTTGTAGGACTTGCCGGTGTAGTAGAGGATACGCTCGGTCGTGGTGGTCTTGCCGGCATCGATGTGGGCCATGATGCCGATGTTGCGGTACCGCTCCAGCGGATATTCGCGTGCCATGTTAAGTCTCCATGAGGGGCAGCCCCCTCGATAAGTTTACCAGCGGTAGTGCGAGAAGGCGCGGTTGGCGTCCGCCATGCGGTGCGTGTCTTCGCGCTTCTTGACCGCGTTGCCGCGATTGTTGGCCGCATCCATCAGCTCGCCCGAGAGACGGGCAGCCATGGTGGTTTCCGGACGACCGCGAGCGGCCGAGATCAGCCAGCGGATGGCCAGCGCCTGGGCACGCTCGGGACGAACCTCGACCGGCACCTGGTAGGTCGCACCACCGACGCGGCGGCTGCGCACTTCGACCTGCGGCTTGATGTTGTTCAGGGCTTCGTGGAACACCTCGACCGGGTTCGTCTTGGCCTTGGCTTCGACGGTGTCGAGCGCGGTGTAGACGATACCTTCGGCGACGGCCTTCTTGCCGTCATACATCAGGTTGTTCATGAATTTCGACAGGACCTGATCGTTGAACTTGGGATCAGGCAGGATTTCCCGCTTCTCGGGACGACGACGACGTGACATCTATCTTGCTCCTAACGGGATATCTTACTTCGGACGCTTCGCGCCGTACTTCGAACGGCTCTGCTTGCGATCCTTGACGCCCTGCGTGTCGAGCACGCCGCGAAGGATGTGGTAGCGCACGCCGGGAAGGTCGCGCACACGGCCGCCGCGGATGAGCACGACGCTGTGCTCCTGCAGGTTGTGGCCTTCGCCCGGGATGTAGGAGATGACTTCGCGCTGGTTGGTCAGGCGGACCTTGGCAACTTTACGCAGAGCCGAGTTCGGCTTCTTCGGGGTCGTCGTATAGACGCGGGTGCAAACGCCGCGCTTCTGCGGGTTCTGCTCCATCGCAGGGACCTTGCTCTTGGCCTTCTGCGGAACGCGGCCCTTGCGGACCAGCTGGTTGATCGTCGGCATAGTTTCTCGCTTCACCGTTTTGCATCGACCCGTCCGGGCGGGAAACCGGTTCCCACTTTCCCTGACGGGATCGATATGAATGGCGGCGACTAGTGACGTCCGGGTGATGCGATCGGGGTTCGTGCTTGCGACGCGCGCGGCGCATAAGCACCGGGGCGGCATATCTGCACGAGCCTGAAACGCTCCACCCTTCGGCCACACGGCCACCGGGTTACTTTGACGGCTGCCCCGAGCGATCCCCGCAAGGTTCGCTGCAATAGAAAAGAGCCTGGTCGAATTCTCGACAGGCCCCCGGGACATGACCGGCAATGTTCAGCTCTATCTGGCCGGAGCGGGACGAATCCTACGCCGGATGGGCGCGCACATAGTGGGATGGGGGGCATGGGTCAAGGGTTGGTGAGAGCAAGACACTTGACAAATGTAATGTCGTTGTTTACATTGCCACAGATGAGCGTCCTGATTACCCCCTACCACCGTGAAGGTGTTTGCCGTGAGCGCCGAACGGTAGATGTAGTGGGTCGGACACAGTTCAAGGGGCACCTAACCGAAATCGCACAAGCGAGCGATACTGCCGTCTTCGCAGCTTGGGACCTGACCGGCAGCTACAAGATCGGGGTCAGGGACCTACATGCGAAATCTCTCTACGGAGTATTCAGGGAGTATCTTAACGCTGTATTCGAGGTGAATGCTTCGGATTGGTCGGCAAGTGCCGAGGTTAAAGGCGATTTCGAAGTCGCCTTCACCGGCGAGCTTGAACGGTGCTTCGATAAGGCATTAAGGTCCGAAATCGCTGGGTATGCGATGGACACCATCCGTCGAAACTGGAGGCTCCACAGCTACCTGAGCGATGGTAACCATCACCAGGGTGCGATTGCTCACCACGTATCCTTCAGGAAGCGTCGTGAGATCATCTCCTCATTGCTGAATACTTTGGACCGCAGCATTTTTCGGAATGATGCCTGTGAGAGGAATGGCGAGCGAAGGTTTCTCCGGGTTCTCCATGAGCGCTTGAGCGCTTTTATCAGGATCGGAACCTACTGTCGCGACAGCAGGCTTCCTCGCATCACGGCAACCTCCAGAGATTACATATTGGAGTATTTTTTCCGGACCGGGTGCCCACCCCCACTCCAGATTGCCCAAGTCGCGCCGCCGCAGGCGAAACGAACACTGGCATTTGGAGCCTCCCATGACATCCCGAATTATCGACCCATTTTTGGCCGAGCCCGACCCCCCGATGGCCATGCAGATCGACCTGTTGTTGGCGTGCAAAACGCTCACCGACCTCGACTTCATGTTCACCGAACTCAACCACATCGACGGCAATACCTGGCGCATCCAAGTGGACCGTCATCGCGCAATCAGGTTCGACTGGATCGAAGAACTTGGCGCGATCAATATTCAGCTTGAATAGGGGTAAACATGCGAACCCACCACACTACACCGGGCGACGTCTTGAAAACTAAAGTTCTCAGCCGGATGGACATTACTCAGGAAGAGCTCGCGAACGCGCTGGGCGTATCTCGATTCAGCGTGAATCAAATTTTGAATTCACGCCGCTCCGTGACACCAGAGATGGCCGTTCGCCTAGCCCACGTACTAGATACTTCGCCAGAGCTGTGGCTCAATTTGCAGATGAAAGTTGACTTGGCTGAAGCCGAACGCGAATTGAAAGATGAGTTAAAACAATTGAAGCGGCTCCGAACCTCTAAAATTTCGTAAGCTTTGATGTATCTTCGGACTTTCTACACAAGCCACAAATGGACGAGAATAACTCTTAAATGGAAATTTTCCTTTGCTACCCTCGAGAACTGCAACAGGACACTAAGAAGGTTGCGGCATTCTGTCGCTCAATCAAGGTACCTTACTGGCTTGACGTAGAGAAAATCGTTCCTGGCGAAAACTGGGATCGACATCGTCGAGAGTCATTACGCAAAGCGAACGCAGTGATCGTGATCTGCGGCCCCCAGACAAACGATCGCGATGGAGTGTATCACCGCGAGATCAATGAGGCTCTTTCTCACCTTGGTGATAAACGCTTGGGGAAGGTATATCTTATTCCGGCCCGCGCGGTGGACGTAGACTTACCTTCGGAATTAGCGGACTTACAATATGTCGACCTATTCGCGGAAGGTTGGAAAGGTCAGCTCGCGAAAGGACTGCTCAAACTATACAGGCAAGATGGCGTCGAATGCCCGCCAGAACTTGAAGTGGCAGCAGCGACCACATTGGGAAAAGCCCCGAATATCGAAAAACTGGAATCTGTCGGCGATGATTTTGAATTTCGAGCCGAATGGCCTGTCTATCATGAAGATACTACTTATTGGAAGTATGTAAATGGAGAGATTCAGACTCCCATATTCAGGTCTTACTTCCAGAGGAAGAAATGGTTCTTCGATGGAGACGTTGCGCATCCCAATT
This genomic interval carries:
- a CDS encoding toll/interleukin-1 receptor domain-containing protein is translated as MEIFLCYPRELQQDTKKVAAFCRSIKVPYWLDVEKIVPGENWDRHRRESLRKANAVIVICGPQTNDRDGVYHREINEALSHLGDKRLGKVYLIPARAVDVDLPSELADLQYVDLFAEGWKGQLAKGLLKLYRQDGVECPPELEVAAATTLGKAPNIEKLESVGDDFEFRAEWPVYHEDTTYWKYVNGEIQTPIFRSYFQRKKWFFDGDVAHPNSYSDISVSEFFRRGEIISLVINESMYWGGAHPMHATHTKNFLGDGFGLLSFHELFSDAQKTAGYLADHVNLELKRQDYGAFDIREYSYDDDLTALFTEFAINDRGLRFNFGSNLGLPHVLSGFTIYLPWENLEDQMLDAPKQIIIDGPTKQPD
- the rpsG gene encoding 30S ribosomal protein S7, encoding MSRRRRPEKREILPDPKFNDQVLSKFMNNLMYDGKKAVAEGIVYTALDTVEAKAKTNPVEVFHEALNNIKPQVEVRSRRVGGATYQVPVEVRPERAQALAIRWLISAARGRPETTMAARLSGELMDAANNRGNAVKKREDTHRMADANRAFSHYRW
- a CDS encoding HigA family addiction module antitoxin translates to MRTHHTTPGDVLKTKVLSRMDITQEELANALGVSRFSVNQILNSRRSVTPEMAVRLAHVLDTSPELWLNLQMKVDLAEAERELKDELKQLKRLRTSKIS
- the rpsL gene encoding 30S ribosomal protein S12 codes for the protein MPTINQLVRKGRVPQKAKSKVPAMEQNPQKRGVCTRVYTTTPKKPNSALRKVAKVRLTNQREVISYIPGEGHNLQEHSVVLIRGGRVRDLPGVRYHILRGVLDTQGVKDRKQSRSKYGAKRPK